A section of the Humulus lupulus chromosome 2, drHumLupu1.1, whole genome shotgun sequence genome encodes:
- the LOC133818147 gene encoding GDSL esterase/lipase At3g27950 → MSPSVKLLRLIGLLVLGLLGQSVAVKCGGGGSRSCKFPALYNFGDSNSDTGAISATLSEVLPPNGESFFGKPAGRACDGRLVIDFIAEELRLPYLSPYMDSLGTNFRHGANFATGGSSIRKGGYSPFHLGVQIAQFMRFKSLSDRLTSNSSVSKGRLPRAEDFSKALYTFDIGQNDLAIGFQYSSEKQVQASIPDILGQLSQAIQQLYEEGARFFWVHNTGPIGCIPYNVIYYKSKAGNLDKNGCVKPQNAVAQEFNRQLKNMVLKLRTQLPLAVFTYVDVYSAKYVIVSRAKGLGFVGPMEFCCGSYYGYHIDCGKKAMVNGTLYGNPCKNPSKHISWDGIHYSQAANIQIANQILKGKLSDPLVPIGEACHYPKNNV, encoded by the exons ATGAGTCCTTCTGTGAAGCTACTCAGGCTAATTGGGCTTTTGGTTTTGGGCTTGTTGGGACAATCGGTGGCAGTAAAATGCGGTGGCGGTGGCAGCCGGAGTTGCAAGTTCCCAGCTTTATACAACTTCGGTGACTCAAACTCGGACACAGGAGCAATATCTGCCACGCTTTCAGAGGTTCTTCCACCTAATGGCGAAAGCTTCTTTGGAAAGCCCGCTGGAAGAGCTTGTGACGGTCGTCTTGTGATAGATTTCATTG CCGAGGAATTGAGGTTACCTTACCTTAGTCCTTACATGGATTCACTTGGGACTAATTTCAGACATGGTGCCAACTTTGCCACTGGAGGTTCGTCTATTCGGAAAGGAGGTTATAGCCCATTTCATCTTGGGGTTCAAATAGCACAATTCATGCGTTTCAAGTCTCTTTCTGATCGACTCACTTCCAATAGTAGTG TCTCAAAAGGCAGGCTTCCAAGAGCAGAGGACTTCTCAAAGGCTCTATATACTTTTGATATAGGACAGAATGATTTGGCCATTGGTTTTCAATACTCGAGTGAAAAACAAGTCCAAGCTTCCATTCCTGATATACTTGGCCAATTATCTCAAGCAATACAA CAACTATACGAGGAGGGAGCAAGATTCTTTTGGGTACATAACACAGGTCCTATTGGTTGTATACCATACAATGTTATATATTACAAATCAAAGGCAGGTAATCTAGACAAAAATGGGTGTGTGAAACCTCAAAATGCAGTGGCTCAGGAGTTCAATAGGCAGCTTAAGAACATGGTTTTAAAGCTCAGAACACAACTCCCTCTTGCTGTGTTTACCTATGTTGATGTCTACTCTGCGAAATATGTGATAGTTAGTCGAGCAAAAGGACTTG GTTTTGTTGGTCCAATGGAGTTCTGTTGCGGCAGTTACTATGGCTACCATATAGATTGTGGGAAGAAAGCTATGGTGAATGGAACGCTTTATGGTAATCCTTGTAAGAATCCGTCGAAGCATATTAGTTGGGACGGCATACACTATTCTCAGGCTGCAAATATTCAGATTGCTAACCAAATTCTTAAGGGTAAGCTCTCTGATCCACTGGTTCCAATTGGGGAAGCTTGTCATTATCCCAAGAATAATGTATGA